One segment of Pangasianodon hypophthalmus isolate fPanHyp1 chromosome 10, fPanHyp1.pri, whole genome shotgun sequence DNA contains the following:
- the ccdc177 gene encoding coiled-coil domain-containing protein 177, translated as MVDPLEPEDQNKIKCPYFETPAAASEAPCLPEQDEDGEKEKATLDSQEQEPRFGPEQSPQGSQLQNSEPEPPKLHLDLYNFDSPAAEGSRYVLTSPRSLEACARCGVKPVELLPRPLSDFAREAPGHSMRVATGMFEVYERDRHAKLRQCREERERIVQEEKRRALQLAVNNSSRSQDSEKPQDTTNPGVTKQTVTSGPIAKTSPASRVPSKPHTTPMSQPVSKNIPQCSEQLAKTPPSCASSSTKMISAQSLTASPMSTGDTVRGTSVKQSKLLVAESAGKTQGFIPPKSITSTTGAPVSKKPSSTLSKSANTFPRTTPKPSSFPRMSSSLAPVVSKSAAQSPANGITSPFTQHNGHIIAMSKARERSHSLESLQRRREVVSSSNTSTTTTTATTTTCASSESASSSYSWEGARDHWGKTSSPRARTLATFNSLMGRSLSLGDLSHSPQTTQKVERIVKEVKRRGLKAVPERDRKIAALMLARYQEEDIMSQTRYVAHLQWDSERRIEELRREREERDKQRAVLQCQRAWQSQVSTRQRRLSQQEREAAAAKLRRVAESEERWRELAEQQERSRLQKLQQAAREEKLKKAMQEQNLKAMEEERTAMLEHEKVLIKEKLTIAELKRQEREHQMLEELRGLNRAEKRRHTALIQEIERREADEREEARRTADEKLSRSLENYEQIQERRGQELREKAKREEQQIQKARKAAEQRERQQKEQMEARVREAVRRAQQATTVAEERAREKAQRAVQSRMEKERLQKLNRQKVEEEEKQRRLELLQSIERKLEKSEQIFREKRAVLESARSVARASFHVRDRVREETNMRTFDKMVLEAQLKASLDEK; from the coding sequence ATGGTGGATCCACTGGAACCCGAGGACCAGAATAAGATCAAATGTCCATATTTTGAGACCCCGGCTGCAGCATCTGAAGCCCCTTGTCTACCTGAGCAGGATGAAGATGGGGAAAAGGAAAAGGCTACTCTTGACTCTCAAGAACAAGAACCCAGATTTGGGCCGGAACAGAGCCCTCAAGGTAGCCAGTTACAGAACAGTGAACCTGAACCTCCTAAGCTACATCTAGACCTTTACAACTTTGATTCCCCAGCTGCAGAAGGCAGCCGTTATGTGCTGACCAGCCCTCGTTCACTCGAGGCATGCGCACGATGTGGAGTCAAACCAGTGGAACTTCTGCCTCGACCACTGTCTGATTTTGCACGTGAAGCACCTGGCCATAGCATGCGTGTAGCCACAGGGATGTTTGAAGTGTATGAGAGGGACAGACATGCTAAACTCAGACAGTGCAGAGAGGAACGAGAAAGAATAGTTCAAGAGGAGAAAAGAAGGGCCCTGCAGTTAGCAGTGAACAACAGCAGCAGATCACAGGATTCAGAGAAGCCTCAAGATACAACCAACCCTGGAGTAACTAAGCAAACTGTTACCTCTGGTCCCATTGCCAAAACATCACCTGCTAGCCGGGTTCCGTCAAAACCACATACTACACCAATGTCACAGCCTGTATCAAAAAATATACCTCAGTGCTCAGAACAATTAGCAAAAACACCCCCTTCGTGTGCAAGTTCCTCTACTAAAATGATTTCAGCTCAATCCTTAACAGCAAGTCCAATGAGCACTGGGGATACTGTTAGAGGGACATCTGTAAAACAGTCTAAATTACTAGTTGCTGAGTCTGCTGGAAAGACTCAAGGATTCATACCTCCAAAATCAATTACATCAACAACAGGAGCACCAGTATCCAAAAAACCATCTAGTACCCTATCAAAGTCTGCAAACACATTCCCCAGGACAACACCAAAGCCTTCATCTTTTCCAAGGATGTCATCATCTCTTGCGCCAGTTGTATCAAAATCGGCAGCACAGAGCCCTGCCAATGGCATCACTAGTCCATTTACTCAGCACAATGGGCACATTATTGCCATGTCAAAAGCCAGAGAGAGAAGCCATTCTTTAGAATCCTTACAAAGAAGAAGGGAAGTGGTTAGCTCTTCTAATACTTCAACAACTaccacaacagcaacaacaaccacaTGTGCCTCTTCAGAGTCAGCGTCCTCCTCTTACAGCTGGGAAGGGGCACGGGATCACTGGGGTAAGACCTCTAGTCCTCGTGCTCGCACCTTAGCTACCTTTAACTCTCTGATGGGCCGTAGCTTAAGCTTGGGAGATCTGAGTCACTCTCCGCAGACTACACAGAAGGTAGAGCGCATTGTAAAAGAGGTAAAGCGTCGAGGCCTAAAGGCTGTACCAGAACGTGACCGTAAGATTGCAGCATTAATGCTAGCCAGGTACCAAGAAGAAGATATCATGAGTCAGACACGCTATGTCGCACATTTGCAGTGGGACAGCGAACGCCGGATAGAGGAGCTGCGGCGAGAACGTGAAGAACGTGATAAACAGCGAGCAGTGCTTCAGTGCCAGCGAGCGTGGCAGTCACAAGTTTCTACCAGGCAGCGGAGACTCAGCCAGCAGGAACGGGAGGCAGCAGCGGCCAAGTTACGCCGGGTGGCTGAAAGTGAGGAGCGTTGGAGGGAATTAGCTGAGCAACAAGAGCGAAGCAGGTTGCAAAAACTTCAGCAGGCTGCTCGtgaggagaaactgaagaaggcCATGCAGGAGCAGAACTTAAAAGCCATGGAAGAAGAGCGGACTGCTATGTTGGAGCATGAGAAGGTGCTCATCAAAGAGAAGCTGACCATTGCAGAGTTGAAGAGGCAGGAGCGAGAGCACCAGATGCTGGAGGAGCTTCGTGGCCTCAATCGTGCTGAAAAGCGGAGGCATACAGCACTCATCCAGGAGATTGAGCGCCGCGAAGCAGACGAGCGCGAGGAGGCGCGGCGGACAGCGGATGAGAAGCTGAGCCGCTCACTGGAGAACTATGAGCAGATACAGGAGCGACGTGGGCAAGAGCTACGGGAGAAAGCCAAGCGTGAAGAACAGCAGATCCAGAAAGCAAGAAAGGCTGCTGAGCAGCGCGAGCGGCAACAGAAAGAGCAGATGGAGGCCCGGGTGAGGGAAGCAGTGAGGCGGGCACAGCAGGCCACCACGGTGGCAGAGGAGAGGGCCCGAGAAAAAGCCCAGCGTGCTGTCCAGAGCAGAATGGAGAAAGAACGCCTTCAGAAACTAAATCGTCAGaaagtggaggaggaggagaagcagaGGCGCCTGGAGTTGCTCCAATCAATAGAGCGCAAGCTAGAGAAAAGTGAACAGATATTCCGTGAAAAACGTGCTGTGTTAGAAAGTGCCCGCTCAGTAGCACGTGCCTCCTTCCATGTCCGAGACCGTGTGCGAGAAGAGACCAACATGCGCACCTTTGACAAGATGGTCCTAGAAGCACAGTTAAAGGCTAGTTTGGATGAAAAGTGA